A genomic window from Streptomyces sp. HUAS YS2 includes:
- a CDS encoding DUF1028 domain-containing protein, whose protein sequence is MTLSLVVRDGERFGIVVSSSSPAVAARVAHLEPGVGAAASQNVTDPTLGTSLLAGLAEHGDARRALTDVTGAARSARTIEYRQLTVVGRSGAGFAYSGRGTLGTYASATADGAAAAGNMLAGEHIPQVLLDAYATATGELEERLFAALRAAVEAGGEEGPLRSAGLAVVADVDWRVTDLRVDWADEPVDRLAELLDVWLPQRDDYVRRGLDPATAPSYGVPGDM, encoded by the coding sequence ATGACGCTCTCCCTGGTGGTGCGGGACGGCGAGCGGTTCGGCATCGTGGTCAGCTCGTCGAGCCCGGCGGTCGCCGCCCGCGTCGCGCACCTGGAGCCCGGCGTCGGCGCGGCGGCCTCGCAGAACGTCACCGACCCCACGCTCGGCACGAGCCTGCTGGCCGGACTGGCCGAACACGGCGACGCGCGACGCGCCCTGACCGACGTCACCGGCGCGGCAAGGAGCGCGCGGACCATCGAGTACCGGCAGCTCACGGTGGTCGGCCGCTCGGGTGCCGGGTTCGCCTACAGCGGCAGGGGGACCCTCGGCACCTACGCGTCGGCCACCGCGGACGGAGCGGCAGCGGCGGGCAACATGCTGGCCGGCGAGCACATCCCGCAGGTGCTGCTCGACGCCTACGCCACGGCCACGGGCGAGCTGGAAGAGCGTCTGTTCGCCGCCCTGCGCGCCGCCGTCGAGGCAGGCGGGGAGGAGGGGCCCCTCCGCTCCGCGGGTCTGGCCGTCGTCGCGGACGTGGACTGGCGGGTGACCGACCTGCGCGTCGACTGGGCCGACGAACCCGTCGACCGGCTGGCGGAGCTGTTGGACGTCTGGCTGCCGCAGCGCGACGACTACGTGCGGCGCGGGCTCGACCCCGCGACCGCACCCTCGTACGGCGTCCCGGGTGACATGTGA
- a CDS encoding GH1 family beta-glucosidase — MLVTTSSTEPTRTPRLPADFVWGASTAAYQIEGAADEDGKGASIWDTFVRRPGAVRDGHTGEVACDHYHRFGEDVELMRRLGLDAYRFSVSWPRVLPTGAGKVEPRGLDFYDRLVDALLDAGIEPTPTLFHWDLPQALEDEGGWLNRETAHRFAEYAAVTAERLGDRVKRWITLNEPFVHMSFGYGFGVHAPGRALMLDALPVAHHQLLGHGLATAALRAAVPDAQVLLSNNCTPVRLRSDARREEDLAAASAYDILHNRLFNDPILLGSYPDLSDYGMADPEWGGVVRDGDLATIAAPLDGLGINYYNPTWVTAAADPAAGLPFDLAEPEEVYPRTAFDWPVVPEGLTDLLTGLKSRYGDALPPVWITESGCSQPAGLDDRARIDYLAGHISAVADAMARGVDVRGYLTWSLLDNFEWAEGYHQRFGLIEVDFATGLRTPRASFEWYRNLIASHRS, encoded by the coding sequence GTGCTCGTGACCACCAGCTCCACCGAACCCACCCGGACCCCCCGGCTCCCGGCCGACTTCGTCTGGGGCGCCTCGACCGCCGCGTACCAGATCGAGGGCGCTGCCGACGAGGACGGCAAGGGCGCGTCGATCTGGGACACCTTCGTCCGGCGCCCCGGGGCGGTGCGCGACGGCCACACCGGCGAGGTCGCCTGCGACCACTACCACCGGTTCGGTGAGGACGTGGAGCTGATGCGCCGGCTCGGGCTCGACGCGTACCGCTTCTCGGTGTCGTGGCCGCGCGTCCTGCCGACCGGTGCGGGCAAGGTGGAGCCGCGCGGACTGGACTTCTACGACCGTCTGGTCGACGCGCTGCTCGACGCGGGGATCGAGCCCACCCCGACCCTGTTCCACTGGGACCTGCCGCAGGCCCTGGAGGACGAGGGCGGCTGGTTGAACCGCGAGACCGCCCACCGGTTCGCCGAGTACGCGGCCGTGACGGCGGAGCGGCTCGGCGACCGCGTCAAGCGGTGGATCACCCTGAACGAGCCGTTCGTGCACATGTCGTTCGGCTACGGCTTCGGCGTCCACGCCCCCGGCCGCGCCCTGATGCTGGACGCGCTGCCCGTGGCGCACCACCAGCTGCTCGGCCACGGGCTCGCGACCGCCGCTCTGCGGGCCGCCGTTCCGGACGCACAGGTACTGCTCTCCAACAACTGCACGCCCGTCCGGCTGCGCTCCGATGCCCGGCGGGAGGAGGACCTGGCGGCTGCGTCGGCGTACGACATCCTGCACAACCGCCTGTTCAACGACCCGATCCTGCTCGGCAGTTACCCCGATCTCTCGGACTACGGGATGGCGGACCCGGAGTGGGGAGGGGTGGTGCGGGACGGTGATCTCGCCACCATCGCCGCGCCGTTGGACGGTCTGGGGATCAACTACTACAACCCGACGTGGGTCACCGCTGCCGCCGATCCGGCCGCCGGGCTGCCCTTCGACCTTGCCGAGCCCGAAGAGGTCTACCCGCGCACGGCTTTCGACTGGCCGGTCGTCCCCGAGGGGCTCACGGACCTGCTCACCGGCCTCAAATCCCGCTACGGCGACGCCCTTCCGCCGGTGTGGATCACGGAAAGCGGCTGCTCGCAGCCGGCCGGGCTGGACGACCGGGCGCGGATCGACTACCTCGCCGGGCACATCTCGGCGGTCGCCGACGCCATGGCCCGCGGGGTGGACGTACGCGGCTACCTCACCTGGTCGCTGCTCGACAACTTCGAGTGGGCCGAGGGCTACCACCAGCGCTTCGGTCTGATCGAGGTCGACTTCGCCACCGGGCTGCGCACGCCGCGCGCCAGCTTCGAGTGGTACCGCAACCTCATCGCCTCCCACCGGTCCTGA
- a CDS encoding flavin-containing monooxygenase, with the protein MPTEETEVVVVGAGQAGVAMSEHLGALGVPHVVLERHRIAERWRSERWDSLVANGPAWHDRFPGLEFTDVAPEAFASKEQVADYFAAYAEKIGAPVRCGVEVTEVRRHEGRPGFRVETSEGSLDTRFVVAATGPFQRPVIPPVVPDGAVPLQIHSSAYRNPEQLPEGAVLVVGAGSSGVQIADELRRSGRRTFLSVGPHERPPREYRGRDFCWWLGVLGRWDAETPAQGAEHVTIAVSGARGGHTVDFRALAADGIELVGMTASYDDGVLRFGADLGANIARGDAAYLELLRAADAYVECNGLDLSEEPEAHVLGPAPECVTHPRRELDLGEAGVTSIVWATGFAADYGWLKADAFDANGRPAQRRGVSSEPGVYFLGLPWLSRRGSSFIWGVWHDARYIADHIATQRGYLAYGTTDPTGTTDRTRYHRPDRHRAGHAHELRNDS; encoded by the coding sequence GTGCCCACTGAAGAGACCGAAGTAGTCGTCGTAGGGGCGGGCCAGGCCGGCGTGGCCATGAGCGAGCACCTGGGCGCCCTCGGTGTCCCGCACGTCGTCCTGGAGCGGCACCGGATCGCCGAGCGGTGGCGCTCGGAGCGGTGGGACTCCCTGGTCGCCAACGGGCCCGCCTGGCACGACCGGTTCCCGGGCCTCGAGTTCACCGACGTGGCCCCCGAAGCCTTCGCCTCGAAGGAGCAGGTCGCGGACTACTTCGCGGCGTACGCGGAGAAGATCGGCGCCCCGGTCCGGTGCGGTGTCGAGGTGACCGAGGTACGACGGCACGAAGGCCGACCCGGCTTCCGCGTCGAGACGTCGGAGGGCTCCCTCGACACGCGTTTCGTCGTCGCGGCGACCGGACCGTTCCAGCGGCCCGTGATCCCGCCCGTCGTCCCGGACGGCGCCGTCCCCCTACAGATCCACTCCAGTGCCTACCGCAACCCGGAGCAGCTGCCCGAGGGCGCGGTCCTGGTGGTCGGGGCCGGGTCCTCCGGTGTCCAGATCGCCGACGAGCTGCGCCGGTCCGGCCGCCGGACCTTCCTGTCCGTCGGTCCGCACGAGAGGCCGCCCCGCGAGTACCGCGGACGGGACTTCTGCTGGTGGCTCGGTGTGCTCGGGCGCTGGGACGCGGAAACCCCGGCCCAGGGGGCCGAACACGTCACCATCGCGGTCAGCGGCGCCCGCGGCGGCCACACCGTGGACTTCCGCGCCCTCGCCGCCGACGGCATCGAGCTCGTCGGCATGACCGCGTCGTACGACGACGGCGTCCTGAGGTTCGGGGCCGATCTCGGCGCGAACATCGCGCGGGGCGACGCCGCGTACCTCGAACTCCTCCGGGCTGCGGACGCGTACGTCGAATGCAACGGCCTCGACCTTTCCGAGGAGCCGGAGGCCCACGTCCTCGGCCCGGCCCCGGAATGCGTGACCCACCCCCGACGCGAGCTCGACCTGGGCGAGGCCGGCGTCACCTCGATCGTCTGGGCGACGGGCTTCGCCGCCGACTACGGCTGGCTGAAGGCCGACGCGTTCGACGCGAACGGGCGTCCGGCGCAGCGCCGAGGTGTCTCCTCCGAGCCCGGGGTCTACTTCCTCGGCCTGCCCTGGCTGTCCCGCCGCGGGTCGAGCTTCATCTGGGGCGTCTGGCACGACGCCCGGTACATCGCCGACCACATCGCCACGCAGCGGGGCTACCTCGCGTACGGCACGACCGACCCGACCGGTACCACCGACCGGACCCGGTACCACCGACCCGACCGGCACCGCGCCGGCCACGCACACGAACTGAGGAACGACTCATGA
- a CDS encoding MFS transporter codes for MAHAPVADGSAVLAEPVLPVKPGWTVNLSLATLAVFMAFMTPIQILLPLQLERIDPAGKNDALSLVTGLGALVAVLANPIAGAWSDRTTSRFGRRRPWILGGALAGAAGLMVTASQHTVAGVAVGWCLAQAGLNAMLAGVTTPIADRVPLTQRAQVSGWTGLMQSVGLVVGALITTMLITGVVSGYGVLAVLTVALALPFVWLGREPALPKELRPAFDARAFARSFWVSPRRHPDFGWAWLTRFLINLGNALGTLYLFYFLADAVHYGDPGTGVLVLTLVYTFCAALTAIPVGAVSDRVGRRKGFVVLCSLVMGAAAVLLALLHTWPSALASAAVLGAGYGIYLAVDQALVTQVLPEAADRAKDLGVINIANSGPQVLAPAVAAPIIAHLGGYTGLYLAAAVVILLGGLLVTRIRGVA; via the coding sequence ATGGCCCACGCCCCAGTGGCGGACGGTTCCGCCGTCCTCGCCGAGCCCGTCCTGCCGGTGAAGCCCGGCTGGACGGTGAACCTCTCCCTGGCCACGCTCGCCGTCTTCATGGCGTTCATGACGCCCATTCAGATCCTGCTGCCGCTCCAGCTGGAGCGGATAGACCCGGCCGGCAAGAACGACGCGCTCTCGCTCGTCACCGGGCTCGGCGCGCTCGTCGCGGTGCTGGCCAACCCGATCGCGGGCGCCTGGTCGGACCGGACCACCAGCCGGTTCGGCCGCCGCCGGCCCTGGATCCTCGGCGGCGCCCTGGCCGGGGCGGCGGGTCTGATGGTCACCGCGTCCCAGCACACCGTCGCCGGGGTCGCCGTCGGCTGGTGCCTCGCGCAGGCGGGCCTGAACGCGATGCTGGCCGGGGTGACCACCCCGATCGCCGACCGCGTGCCGCTCACCCAGCGTGCGCAGGTCTCCGGCTGGACCGGTCTGATGCAGTCCGTCGGCCTGGTCGTCGGCGCCCTGATCACCACCATGCTGATCACCGGCGTCGTCTCCGGCTACGGAGTCCTCGCCGTGCTCACGGTCGCGCTCGCACTGCCCTTCGTCTGGCTGGGCAGAGAACCGGCCCTGCCCAAGGAGCTGCGCCCCGCCTTCGACGCCCGCGCGTTCGCCCGCTCGTTCTGGGTGAGCCCCCGGAGGCACCCGGACTTCGGCTGGGCCTGGCTGACCCGGTTCCTGATCAACCTGGGCAACGCCCTCGGCACCCTCTACCTGTTCTACTTCCTCGCCGACGCCGTCCACTACGGCGACCCCGGCACCGGCGTCCTGGTCCTCACGCTCGTCTACACCTTCTGCGCCGCGCTCACGGCGATCCCGGTGGGCGCGGTCTCCGACCGCGTCGGACGCCGCAAGGGCTTCGTCGTGCTCTGTTCGCTGGTCATGGGCGCGGCAGCGGTACTGCTGGCGCTGCTGCACACGTGGCCGTCCGCGCTCGCCTCGGCGGCCGTCCTCGGCGCGGGCTACGGCATCTACCTCGCCGTCGACCAGGCCCTGGTCACCCAGGTCCTGCCCGAGGCCGCCGACCGGGCGAAGGACCTGGGCGTCATCAACATCGCCAACTCCGGTCCCCAGGTCCTCGCCCCCGCAGTGGCGGCGCCGATCATCGCCCACCTCGGTGGCTACACGGGTCTCTACCTGGCGGCGGCCGTGGTCATCCTCCTCGGCGGCCTACTCGTCACCCGTATCCGCGGGGTGGCCTGA
- a CDS encoding M20 family metallopeptidase — translation MDTLKKAARQEVDRHADELIRLSERLHADPETAWEEHRAAAAVPDLLDRAGFDVTSSYLGLDTAFRARFGSGPTRIALCAEYDALPGLGHACGHNLIAASSVGAALGLAAVADDAGLTVEVYGTPAEEGGGGKIEMLDRGAFTGVDLAMMVHPAPVDVAEARPFAVSHSKVSYAGKSAHAAAYPEAGVNAADAFTVAQVAIALLRQQLPASARVHGVVTHAGDAPNAIPERATGRWYVRAETLAELAELEPRVMRAFEAGALATGCTLEIEPESKPYAEFRTDGTALAHYRRNALTLGREFAPPGQAARMNRASTDMGNVSQVVPAIHPYIGIGSLPATNHQHEFAAYCVGGTAERALLDGAIALAWTGVDRASGHPADTGDE, via the coding sequence ATGGACACGCTCAAGAAGGCCGCCCGGCAGGAGGTCGACCGTCACGCCGACGAGCTGATCCGACTCTCCGAGCGGCTGCACGCCGACCCGGAGACGGCCTGGGAGGAGCACCGCGCCGCCGCCGCCGTACCGGACCTGCTGGACCGCGCGGGATTCGACGTCACCTCGTCCTACCTGGGCCTGGACACGGCGTTCCGGGCGAGGTTCGGCAGCGGACCCACCCGGATCGCGCTGTGCGCGGAGTACGACGCGCTCCCCGGCCTGGGCCACGCCTGCGGCCACAATCTGATCGCGGCGAGTTCCGTCGGCGCCGCGCTCGGCCTGGCCGCCGTCGCCGACGACGCCGGCCTGACCGTGGAGGTCTACGGCACACCCGCCGAGGAGGGTGGCGGCGGCAAGATCGAGATGCTCGACCGGGGCGCCTTCACCGGCGTGGACCTGGCCATGATGGTGCACCCGGCGCCCGTCGACGTCGCCGAGGCCCGTCCGTTCGCGGTCAGTCACTCCAAGGTCTCGTACGCCGGGAAGTCCGCCCACGCCGCCGCCTATCCGGAAGCCGGAGTCAACGCGGCCGACGCGTTCACCGTGGCCCAGGTCGCCATCGCCCTGCTCCGCCAGCAGCTGCCGGCCTCGGCCCGGGTGCACGGCGTGGTGACCCACGCCGGGGACGCCCCGAACGCCATCCCCGAGCGGGCGACCGGGCGTTGGTACGTACGGGCCGAGACCCTCGCGGAACTGGCGGAGCTGGAGCCGCGTGTGATGCGGGCCTTCGAGGCGGGGGCCCTCGCGACCGGGTGCACCCTGGAGATCGAACCGGAGAGCAAGCCGTACGCGGAGTTCCGCACCGACGGGACGGCCCTCGCGCACTACCGGCGCAACGCCCTCACACTGGGGCGGGAGTTCGCGCCGCCCGGCCAGGCCGCCCGGATGAACCGTGCCTCCACGGACATGGGCAACGTCTCCCAGGTGGTCCCGGCCATCCACCCCTACATCGGGATCGGCTCCCTGCCCGCCACCAACCACCAGCACGAGTTCGCCGCGTACTGCGTGGGCGGAACGGCGGAGCGGGCCCTGCTCGACGGGGCGATCGCCCTGGCCTGGACCGGCGTCGACCGGGCGTCAGGCCACCCCGCGGATACGGGTGACGAGTAG
- a CDS encoding TetR/AcrR family transcriptional regulator, giving the protein MTEASRPQQASRPRLRRQPQQARSRARVEAILAAADRILSQEGYEALTMRRIAEESGAPVGSIYQFYPDKGAVVDALGERYLGAFKAAIDDLVERALAGELTDLVGTMVDVYAELFRSQPGGMAVWAGRHLSPELARADEASNTLISEGLQRIVEHLTGGPGGELAHRATRMVVWAANAVLHEVFKGTGTPDQETVDELKRMLNAYWVDLRDRLMTSAG; this is encoded by the coding sequence GTGACGGAAGCATCGAGGCCGCAGCAGGCGTCACGACCGCGACTGCGGAGGCAGCCGCAGCAGGCGCGCAGCCGGGCCCGGGTCGAGGCGATCCTCGCCGCGGCCGACCGGATCCTGTCCCAGGAGGGCTACGAGGCCCTGACGATGCGGCGGATCGCCGAGGAGTCGGGCGCGCCGGTCGGCAGCATCTACCAGTTCTATCCCGACAAGGGCGCCGTCGTGGACGCCCTCGGCGAGCGGTACCTCGGTGCGTTCAAGGCGGCCATCGACGACCTGGTCGAGCGGGCCCTCGCGGGTGAACTGACCGACCTGGTCGGCACGATGGTCGATGTGTACGCCGAGCTCTTCCGCTCACAGCCCGGCGGTATGGCCGTGTGGGCCGGGCGTCACCTCAGCCCCGAGCTGGCGCGGGCCGACGAGGCGAGCAACACGCTCATCTCCGAGGGCCTGCAGCGCATCGTGGAGCACCTGACCGGCGGGCCCGGCGGCGAGCTGGCGCACCGGGCGACGCGGATGGTGGTGTGGGCCGCCAACGCCGTCCTGCACGAGGTGTTCAAGGGCACCGGCACTCCGGACCAGGAGACCGTGGACGAGCTCAAGCGAATGCTGAACGCCTACTGGGTGGACCTGCGCGACCGCCTGATGACCTCGGCAGGCTGA
- a CDS encoding ABC transporter ATP-binding protein gives MPESSEGLPSKGSVLLALRHYGRELARLRWLTVPALLLPALGNIGINYIAPLIVAKLVGRIAGGDGDAFDIGPMLPYIGAFAGVLLLAETLWRIGLHCLNRVDARGIEHLYVVGMDELFAKDAAFFHDNFAGSLTKRVLSFATRFEEFVDTLTFSVMGSFVPLLFASVVLWQYDPLLVVGLLVLIALTALCVTPLIRRRQELVAEREQAIARVSGHVADSLMNMDTVRSFAAEDREAAEHRSRVAESRRLTLRSWDYGNLRIDTFVAPMSVLTNVLGLVLALALGAGQHGVEAVIVAFTYYASATRIMFEFNQIYRRLESSMTEAAQFTELLLEPPTVLDPPSPEPLRPASKAVDVRFEDVRFAHAAGKPLFEGLDLDVPGGAKIGLVGRSGGGKTTLTRLLLRMTDIDGGRILVGGQDISRLRQAELRGLLAYVPQDPAMFHRTLRENIAFARPDATEAEIRRAAEAAHVTEFADALPDGFDTMVGERGVKLSGGQRQRVALARAILRDAPILLLDEATSALDSESEILVQDALWRLMDGRTALVVAHRLSTVATMDRLVVLDRGRIVEQGSHQELLAAEGAYAKLWQHQSGGFLDDAPAGAEVHPGTPG, from the coding sequence ATGCCAGAATCGAGCGAAGGATTACCGAGCAAGGGTTCGGTGCTCCTCGCCCTGCGCCACTACGGTCGGGAACTGGCCCGGCTGCGGTGGCTGACCGTGCCCGCGCTGCTGCTGCCGGCGCTGGGCAACATCGGGATCAACTACATCGCGCCGCTGATCGTCGCCAAGCTGGTCGGCCGGATCGCCGGGGGCGACGGCGACGCCTTCGACATCGGGCCGATGCTGCCGTACATCGGCGCGTTCGCCGGCGTGCTGCTGCTCGCGGAGACGCTGTGGCGCATCGGACTGCACTGCCTCAACCGGGTCGACGCGCGCGGCATCGAGCACCTCTACGTGGTCGGCATGGACGAACTGTTCGCCAAGGACGCCGCGTTCTTCCACGACAACTTCGCCGGCTCCCTGACCAAGCGGGTCCTGAGCTTCGCCACCCGCTTCGAGGAGTTCGTCGACACGCTCACGTTCTCGGTCATGGGCAGCTTCGTGCCGCTGTTGTTCGCCTCGGTGGTGCTCTGGCAGTACGACCCGCTGCTCGTCGTCGGGCTTCTGGTGCTGATCGCGCTCACGGCACTGTGCGTGACCCCCCTGATCCGCCGCCGGCAGGAGCTCGTCGCCGAGCGCGAGCAGGCCATCGCCCGGGTGTCCGGGCACGTCGCCGACAGCCTCATGAACATGGACACGGTCCGGTCGTTCGCCGCCGAGGACCGCGAGGCCGCCGAACACCGGTCCCGCGTCGCCGAGTCGAGGCGGCTCACGCTGCGGTCGTGGGACTACGGCAACCTGCGCATCGACACCTTCGTCGCGCCGATGTCCGTGCTGACGAACGTGCTCGGCCTCGTCCTCGCCCTGGCGCTCGGCGCGGGTCAGCACGGCGTGGAGGCGGTCATCGTGGCCTTCACCTACTACGCGAGCGCCACCCGGATCATGTTCGAGTTCAACCAGATCTACCGCCGTCTGGAGAGCTCGATGACGGAGGCCGCGCAGTTCACCGAACTGCTCCTGGAACCCCCGACCGTCCTCGACCCGCCGTCCCCCGAACCGCTCCGGCCGGCGTCCAAGGCGGTCGACGTGCGCTTCGAGGACGTGCGGTTCGCGCACGCCGCCGGAAAGCCGCTCTTCGAGGGCCTCGACCTGGACGTGCCCGGCGGGGCGAAGATCGGTCTGGTCGGCCGGTCCGGCGGCGGCAAGACCACGCTCACCCGGCTGCTGCTGCGGATGACCGACATCGACGGCGGCCGGATCCTCGTCGGCGGACAGGACATCAGCCGGCTGCGCCAGGCCGAGCTGCGCGGCCTGCTGGCGTACGTGCCGCAGGACCCGGCGATGTTCCACCGCACCCTGCGCGAGAACATCGCCTTCGCCCGGCCGGACGCCACCGAAGCCGAGATCCGCCGCGCCGCGGAGGCCGCCCACGTCACGGAGTTCGCCGACGCGCTGCCGGACGGGTTCGACACGATGGTGGGGGAACGCGGGGTCAAGCTGTCCGGCGGCCAGCGCCAGCGCGTCGCGCTCGCCCGGGCGATCCTGCGCGACGCGCCGATCCTGCTGCTCGACGAGGCGACCAGCGCGCTCGACTCCGAGAGCGAGATCCTCGTCCAGGACGCGCTGTGGCGGCTCATGGACGGGCGGACGGCGCTCGTGGTGGCGCACCGGCTGAGCACGGTCGCCACCATGGACCGGCTCGTCGTCCTCGACCGCGGACGGATCGTCGAACAGGGCTCGCACCAGGAGCTGCTCGCCGCCGAAGGCGCGTACGCCAAGCTGTGGCAGCACCAGTCCGGCGGCTTCCTCGACGACGCCCCCGCGGGGGCCGAAGTGCATCCGGGCACCCCGGGCTGA
- a CDS encoding RidA family protein — MTTTSEGRGANAPIVAGGHTRIRPFNTRDTYPEQSLDNDLCQAVVAGNTVYVRGQIGQDLDSSESVGIGDAEAQAEQAMANIKMLLEEAGSRMEHLVKLTIYLIDPRYREAVYRTVGRWTKGVHPISTGLVVSALARPEWLCEIDAIAVVPEERQA; from the coding sequence ATGACCACCACGAGCGAGGGGCGCGGCGCGAACGCCCCGATCGTCGCCGGCGGGCACACCCGGATCCGGCCGTTCAACACCCGCGACACCTATCCCGAGCAGAGCCTGGACAACGACCTCTGCCAGGCCGTCGTGGCCGGCAACACCGTCTACGTCCGGGGCCAGATCGGCCAGGACCTCGACTCCAGCGAGTCGGTCGGCATCGGGGACGCGGAGGCTCAGGCCGAGCAGGCCATGGCCAACATCAAGATGCTGCTCGAAGAGGCCGGCAGCCGCATGGAGCATCTGGTCAAGCTGACGATCTATCTGATCGACCCGCGCTACCGCGAGGCGGTCTACCGGACCGTCGGCCGCTGGACGAAGGGCGTGCACCCCATCTCCACCGGCCTGGTGGTGTCGGCCCTGGCCCGTCCCGAGTGGCTGTGCGAGATCGACGCGATCGCGGTGGTCCCCGAGGAGCGACAGGCATGA
- a CDS encoding glycoside hydrolase family 15 protein produces MKRYPLIADHGLVGDLQTAALISDEGVVDWFAAPRFDSPGIFSALLDHDRGGYFRLSVDAHDVTVKQLYYPDTALLVTRFMSPDGVGELLDWMPPLRSSAPSDTHAIMRVMRCTRGNVRFTLECRPRFGFGTDPHETLIDGRSAAFRTRGLCAFLQTNIPMERDGPHDVRGHLDLAEGGLAGASFTVAGPDAPVPPLPEGQEVEAALWDAVDFWQHWVRRARYRGRWPDMVHRSAITLKLLTYLPTGAPIAAPTLGLPEMVGGERNWDYRYTWVRDGSLAVRALLDLGFLEEAAAFTGWLTDRVEERVSAPAAGGRPLQIMYRLDGDPSMPEEILEHFEGYRGSYPVRVGNGAAEQLQLDIYGEAMYALGQGLGLDNKPTYRGWQAVSGLLDWLADAWDGPDEGIWETRGGQQDFTFSRVMSWVAFDRGLRLAQEFGRPAALDTWRAARDEIFEQVMHSGWSDRRHALIQSYGGDVLDASLLLIPRAGLLNPTDPAWLSTLDAIERDLVKDSLVYRYDPAASPDGLRGSEGTFSLCTFLYVDALARAGRVRQARFSFEKMLTYANHVGLFAEEIGPTGEQLGNFPQAFTHLSLIMAATTLDEAIDALSNR; encoded by the coding sequence ATGAAGCGCTACCCGCTCATAGCCGACCACGGCCTGGTGGGCGACCTGCAGACCGCCGCTCTCATCTCCGACGAGGGCGTGGTCGACTGGTTCGCGGCCCCCCGCTTCGACTCGCCCGGCATCTTCTCGGCACTGCTCGACCACGACCGCGGCGGGTACTTCCGGCTCTCCGTCGACGCGCACGACGTGACGGTGAAGCAGTTGTACTACCCGGACACCGCGTTGCTGGTCACCCGCTTCATGTCTCCCGACGGCGTGGGCGAGTTGCTCGACTGGATGCCGCCGCTGCGCTCCTCGGCGCCCTCCGACACGCACGCGATCATGCGCGTGATGCGCTGCACGCGCGGGAACGTCCGGTTCACCCTGGAGTGCCGGCCCCGTTTCGGCTTCGGCACCGATCCGCACGAGACCCTGATCGACGGCCGCAGCGCGGCCTTCCGGACCCGCGGTCTGTGCGCGTTCCTGCAGACCAACATCCCGATGGAGCGGGACGGCCCGCACGACGTGCGCGGGCATCTCGACCTCGCCGAGGGCGGCCTCGCCGGCGCGTCCTTCACGGTCGCCGGCCCGGACGCGCCCGTACCGCCGCTTCCGGAGGGGCAGGAGGTCGAGGCGGCCCTGTGGGACGCCGTCGACTTCTGGCAGCACTGGGTGCGCCGGGCGCGCTACCGCGGCCGCTGGCCCGACATGGTGCACCGCTCGGCCATCACCCTGAAGCTGCTCACGTACCTGCCCACCGGCGCGCCGATCGCCGCGCCCACCCTCGGGCTGCCGGAGATGGTCGGCGGCGAGCGCAACTGGGACTACCGCTACACCTGGGTCCGCGACGGGTCCCTGGCGGTACGGGCCCTGCTGGACCTGGGCTTCCTGGAGGAGGCCGCCGCGTTCACCGGCTGGCTCACCGACCGGGTCGAGGAGCGGGTGTCCGCCCCGGCGGCCGGGGGGCGCCCGCTGCAGATCATGTACCGGCTGGACGGGGACCCCTCGATGCCCGAGGAGATCCTGGAGCACTTCGAGGGGTACCGCGGCTCGTACCCCGTGCGGGTGGGCAACGGCGCGGCGGAACAGCTCCAGCTCGACATCTACGGCGAGGCGATGTACGCGCTCGGCCAGGGCCTCGGCCTGGACAACAAGCCGACGTACCGGGGCTGGCAGGCGGTGTCGGGGTTGCTGGACTGGCTGGCCGACGCCTGGGACGGCCCGGACGAGGGAATCTGGGAGACCCGGGGCGGGCAGCAGGACTTCACGTTCAGCCGGGTGATGTCCTGGGTGGCCTTCGACCGCGGGCTGCGCCTCGCCCAGGAGTTCGGGCGGCCGGCCGCGCTCGACACCTGGCGCGCCGCGCGGGACGAGATCTTCGAGCAGGTGATGCACAGCGGCTGGAGCGATCGCCGCCACGCGCTGATCCAGTCGTACGGCGGTGACGTGCTCGACGCCTCGCTGCTGCTGATCCCCCGGGCGGGGCTGCTCAACCCCACGGACCCGGCCTGGCTGTCCACGCTCGACGCGATCGAGCGGGACCTCGTGAAGGACAGTCTGGTGTACCGGTACGACCCGGCCGCCTCCCCCGACGGACTGCGCGGCTCGGAGGGCACGTTCAGCCTGTGCACCTTCCTGTACGTGGACGCGCTGGCGCGGGCCGGACGCGTGCGCCAGGCCCGGTTCTCCTTCGAGAAGATGCTCACCTACGCCAACCATGTGGGGCTGTTCGCTGAGGAGATCGGCCCGACGGGCGAGCAACTGGGCAACTTCCCGCAGGCGTTCACCCATCTCTCGCTCATCATGGCGGCGACCACACTGGACGAGGCGATCGACGCGCTCTCCAATCGCTGA